The following are encoded in a window of Thalassotalea insulae genomic DNA:
- a CDS encoding sulfite exporter TauE/SafE family protein codes for MFNSSEPVRLSRRKFLFCFFSLWLVAIYFSSLAVTELTNYSLFSLLGVLGAIFANSTGAGGGVVFIPAFNQLAFTESQAIATSFAIQCFGMTAGAVTWWRHYRSEKTELRLWLGFKRIICVAAISAILGLWLVYGNKIQAPSSLHQNFSWFSLVLGLFIVISVYFVKPSRERSQIKMVDYFALVVISLVGGGVTAWLSVGVGELLAIYLILRRFDVTMAVAAAVIVSAFTVWSAIAQHTLVAFNVYWQVMLFAGPGAVLGGILAKTLVSYLSATKLKLFFACWLLVIGFVGIKV; via the coding sequence ATGTTTAATTCCTCCGAGCCAGTTCGCTTAAGTCGTCGCAAGTTTCTATTTTGCTTTTTTAGCTTGTGGTTAGTGGCAATTTACTTTTCTTCGTTAGCTGTTACAGAGCTAACAAACTATAGCTTGTTTAGTTTGCTTGGCGTACTTGGTGCCATTTTTGCTAATTCGACCGGTGCAGGAGGTGGTGTGGTTTTTATTCCTGCATTTAATCAATTGGCATTTACTGAGTCTCAGGCTATTGCCACTAGCTTTGCTATTCAGTGTTTTGGTATGACAGCTGGCGCTGTGACCTGGTGGCGACATTATCGTAGCGAAAAAACGGAATTACGGTTATGGCTGGGATTTAAACGTATTATTTGTGTTGCTGCTATTAGCGCTATCCTTGGTCTGTGGCTGGTTTATGGCAACAAAATTCAGGCTCCTTCGAGCTTACATCAAAACTTTAGCTGGTTTTCACTGGTGCTTGGCTTGTTTATTGTCATTAGTGTTTATTTTGTTAAGCCGTCAAGAGAGCGCAGTCAGATTAAAATGGTGGATTATTTTGCCTTGGTTGTTATCAGTTTAGTTGGTGGTGGTGTTACCGCTTGGCTGTCGGTTGGTGTAGGGGAATTACTGGCTATTTACCTGATTTTGCGCCGCTTCGACGTCACTATGGCTGTAGCAGCGGCAGTGATAGTATCGGCGTTTACCGTGTGGTCAGCGATTGCTCAACATACGTTAGTCGCATTTAATGTTTACTGGCAAGTGATGTTATTTGCTGGCCCTGGGGCGGTATTAGGCGGGATATTAGCAAAAACTCTGGTCAGTTATTTATCTGCCACTAAGTTGAAGCTGTTTTTTGCCTGCTGGCTATTGGTAATAGGCTTTGTTGGTATTAAGGTTTAA
- a CDS encoding Fe(3+) ABC transporter substrate-binding protein produces the protein MLKKALGRCLLLVSVILPNLMVQAEEVNVYSYRQPFLVKPLFDVFTKQSGIKVNVVFAKKGMAERLMREGEYSPADVLLTTDISRLVELHDKKLLQAVSSQVLEQAVPQQFQATDDTWFGLTTRVRNIYSAKRLGNISINYEDLADAKYKGRICTRSGKHPYNVALVASMIAEHGEAKTLEWLNGVKANLARKPQGSDRGQVQAIHQNLCDLSLGNSYYFGKMLKDDKQKVWADAVNINFPNQGNRGAHVNISGVALAKYAPNKANAIALMEFLVSEKAQKMYAETNMEYPVRAGVAVSKLVASWGKFKADTLSLEQIAKHRKAAIKLIDQAKFDL, from the coding sequence ATGTTAAAAAAAGCATTAGGACGTTGCCTATTATTGGTTAGTGTAATACTGCCAAACCTTATGGTTCAGGCGGAAGAAGTGAATGTTTATTCTTACCGTCAGCCGTTTTTGGTAAAACCTCTGTTTGATGTTTTCACCAAGCAAAGTGGCATCAAAGTTAATGTGGTGTTTGCAAAAAAAGGTATGGCAGAGCGCTTAATGCGAGAAGGTGAATACAGTCCTGCGGATGTACTGCTCACTACAGATATCAGCCGTTTAGTCGAGCTACATGATAAAAAGTTGTTACAGGCTGTGAGTTCTCAAGTATTAGAACAAGCAGTACCACAGCAGTTTCAGGCGACAGATGATACTTGGTTTGGTTTAACAACACGGGTGCGCAATATCTATTCGGCAAAACGTTTGGGTAATATTAGTATTAATTATGAAGATTTGGCGGATGCTAAGTATAAAGGACGGATTTGTACCCGCAGTGGAAAACATCCTTATAATGTCGCTTTGGTGGCGTCGATGATTGCTGAGCACGGTGAAGCAAAAACATTAGAGTGGTTAAATGGTGTAAAAGCTAACTTAGCACGTAAACCACAAGGTAGTGATCGGGGGCAGGTTCAGGCCATTCATCAAAATTTATGTGATTTGTCTTTAGGTAACAGTTACTACTTTGGCAAGATGCTTAAGGATGACAAACAAAAAGTGTGGGCAGATGCGGTCAATATTAATTTTCCTAACCAAGGAAATCGTGGTGCGCACGTAAATATTTCAGGGGTTGCTTTGGCAAAATATGCGCCTAATAAAGCCAATGCAATAGCGTTAATGGAGTTTTTAGTCTCTGAAAAAGCGCAGAAAATGTATGCCGAAACTAATATGGAATACCCTGTACGTGCAGGCGTAGCAGTATCAAAATTAGTGGCATCTTGGGGCAAGTTTAAAGCGGATACTTTATCGTTAGAACAAATTGCAAAACACCGCAAAGCGGCAATTAAATTAATTGATCAGGCAAAGTTTGACCTTTAA
- a CDS encoding YcxB family protein: MTPAFHYSTRYLLNKAYFSECYEQSVTQDYSWRAYAKALFFCLFGGVLVIFTPLNPYVAWFIFVLGLVEALSVYYQKPWWLVRQMLGKTANNEITLTIDDKGIQSRSFYGQQQLLWQDINGLIQTELGWIITHQAGKNYISASVLSAEAIDYLQQQAQQLSN, encoded by the coding sequence ATGACCCCAGCTTTTCATTACTCTACTCGTTATTTGTTAAATAAAGCTTATTTTAGCGAATGCTATGAGCAATCCGTTACCCAAGATTATTCTTGGCGCGCTTATGCCAAAGCATTGTTTTTCTGCTTATTTGGCGGCGTGTTAGTGATATTTACCCCGCTCAATCCTTATGTTGCCTGGTTTATCTTTGTTTTGGGTCTGGTGGAAGCGCTAAGTGTTTACTATCAAAAGCCGTGGTGGTTAGTCAGGCAAATGTTAGGTAAAACCGCTAATAATGAAATCACTTTAACGATAGATGATAAGGGGATTCAAAGTCGTTCTTTCTATGGTCAACAACAACTGTTATGGCAAGATATTAATGGCTTAATACAGACTGAACTAGGCTGGATTATTACGCATCAAGCAGGAAAAAATTATATTTCTGCCAGCGTGTTATCGGCTGAAGCGATTGACTACTTGCAGCAACAAGCACAGCAGCTATCAAATTAA